The genome window aaactttaatttgtttctattatttGTCAAAAAACCATTTTTAACGTATCAACTAAGGAACTGGAAAAGTTTTTGTAAAAATGAATTCGCGCATGACTACGTGCAGGTGTGTAAAGTTCACGGTTGGTCAATTGCCAAACATATAGGCACTACCGTAGCGTCAAAGGCCAGTGATGTGCGAGTTCTAACAAGACTGAAGCGGTTGTCGGGCTGGGGATGTTATTCATTTAGATAACGATCATTGGACATGTTACATGGTCATCGTTAGGTCCATGTGTAAAAATAATGGCTGGGAGTGAGATTTAGGAGGCTCTCATgagaggaggagaggagggATTTAATGTGAGAAATAATGCTAAAAAGTAATATAGAGGCAAGTTTAACTAGGTTTAACAGCAGTTTCAATAAGAAAACaagtaaaatataaaccaataaaacaatctatgtatgtatttatttctaCTGTAGGGGAGGTGGTTGGGAGAGTGTGAGGTTGGTAAGCTTTTTACATCATGTTTTGAAGTGATATGAAATGTTTCAAGCGCGAGATATTCTCGACGAGTGAGTGCTTTTTGTTACATCTCTGAAATTATGCAAATCCGGCACTTTTTGGGGACTATTTGTCCTATTACCAATGAGACAGCGCGAGTGAGAGAGATCCTCAACATATTCGTGAGAAAATATCCTACGAGTGAGGCATTATATAGATTCTGTTATTTGGTATATCCTAATGTCTACAATCATAACTATCTTCTTGCAGATATTTCAATCTGacagttaaaaatgtgttttgtcAATTCCACCACATCGGTGACATATATAATacgtgtatatacatttgtatttatacgTCTCTATCACTTATACATACATGTCTATACGCCTCTATCAGCAGTATAAGATAGCGCCATAGATATCGAAAATTTGACCAAAACCATTCTGGTGTATAGGCACATTTATGAAAGCCTTTAAaagtatacaaaaatataaagtaaatgatgtgtaatttatcaaaaaagtaacacttaaactttatttttatgaataaagTGGTCAAACGATCTATAAGACATGATGATCTATGTAAAACGTGGAGAAGCATTCACAAATGGGCTCATAGTTTTAATGGTGTCAATGAGATCTCTCAAActctcaaacaaacaaatcaagaaAGATGAGGCCTCCTGACGGAATCCTCTGTCGAGACAGCCGTAGATGATAGGGTTAACGATAGAGTTGACGTAAACTAGGGTATACAGGAATCGGTACCATGCGAATTCCGTGTGATCTAGTTCTATCCAAAGGTGCTCGCTCAGAGACTCGTGGATCAACATTATTGCCTGTGAAAGGTAACATATAACAAATACGAAAGTTATCAGCATAAATGTCAATGTCATCCGTGTTTCGGATCCTAATTTAGCAAATATATTTGGTTTGGAATTTACAGGAGCACACAATGAATTCGACGACGATTGAGTCTCTGCGGTATCGGTAGAGGTGCATGTTGACCTTGAACACGATCCCATGTTTGAATCACTTTTGGCTGTTCGATTGGCGGAGATAGACGATAATTCGTTAACGAGCGTTAAATCTATTGCTATCGGCCCTTTAATGTATTTACGACGAAATTTCCTTTGTTTGAATACGACTTTTCCCACGAGAACATACAGCGTCGTCACCAGGCATCGTATTGATATTACATTTATCATCATAATGAATTACCTAGATATAATATTACAAGTTTTATCCTTTGTCTGAACCAAGTTCTTTGACAGGAGTAGATCATAGGGAAACCCTTAtaacattcatatttttatattataaaccCACTTTTTTCTCCAATGTTAAGATTAATTTAAATGCATATGCTTTAATATACTCCCTCAGCATTGCTCTTTCTCTGGATATTCCTGAATAGAACCAGTACTCAGTGTTAACACTATGGACTTTATAGTACTGCCCGGCCACTAGGAATGGCTTGTGTGGGAGTGATATTGAAGGAtccaaattcaaattaaattcaaatcaatatcaactgatttaaatcaaggaactgtatatattgaactgatatgaatccattatacattttaacatatatatatacttaacatgcTTTTTTTATGCTTTTCAATGCTGTTTTATACCTGCTGTTTTATCATAGTATAACTTACAAGTGTATGCTaagtatatatttaatttcaatattgcctagaaaattacatatattcttaattatatgattttgag of Argopecten irradians isolate NY chromosome 7, Ai_NY, whole genome shotgun sequence contains these proteins:
- the LOC138326831 gene encoding G-protein coupled receptor moody-like: MMINVISIRCLVTTLYVLVGKVVFKQRKFRRKYIKGPIAIDLTLVNELSSISANRTAKSDSNMGSCSRSTCTSTDTAETQSSSNSLCAPVNSKPNIFAKLGSETRMTLTFMLITFVFVICYLSQAIMLIHESLSEHLWIELDHTEFAWYRFLYTLVYVNSIVNPIIYGCLDRGFRQEASSFLICLFESLRDLIDTIKTMSPFVNASPRFT